The proteins below are encoded in one region of Mya arenaria isolate MELC-2E11 chromosome 15, ASM2691426v1:
- the LOC128219509 gene encoding KH domain-containing protein 3-like, with product MVDWAVPIKPKDIVDWAVPIKPKDVVDWAVPIKPKNIVDWAVPIKPKDIVDWAVPIKPRDMVDWAVPIKPKDVVDWAVPIKSKDVVYWAVPIKSKDMVDWAVPIKPKDVVDWAVPIKPKDIVDWAVPIKSKDVVDWAVPIKPKDVVDWAVPIKPKDVVDWAVPIKPKDIM from the exons ATGGTTGATTGGGCAGTTCCGATAAAGCCCAaggacattgttgattgggcagtTCCGATAAAGCCCAAGGACGTTGTTGATTGGGCAGTTCCGATAAAGCCCAAgaacattgttgattgggcagtTCCGATAAAGCCCAaggacattgttgattgggcagtTCCGATAAAGCCCAGGGACATGGTTGATTGGGCAGTTCCGATAAAGCCCAAGGACGTGGTTGATTGGGCAGTTCCGATAAAGTCCAAGGACGTGGTTTATTGGGCAGTTCCGATAAAGTCCAAGGACATGGTTGATTGGGCAGTTCCGATAAAGCCCAAGGACGTGGTTGATTGGGCAGTTCCGATAAAGCCCAaggacattgttgattgggcagtTCCGATAAAGTCCAAGGACGTGGTTGATTGGGCAGTTCCGATAAAGCCCAAAGACGTTGTTGATTGGGCAGTTCCGATAAAGCCCAAGGACGTGGTTGATTGGGCAGTTCCGATAAAGCCCAaggacatt ATGTAA
- the LOC128218790 gene encoding uncharacterized protein LOC128218790 isoform X2, which translates to MLNIEFIMTQLCNFLLSIENVFPILHSCSKVDVSHPEIDSFFRRHLLSLTTMNEMRTLTLDSVEFLLSDPRLEYWPVQDRFQLIQQWCKARVDRASLFSELVGRIDFKGIDPISIPQKRLFGVDFRKAIFRPNIVHEQYILFSGTKMADKRSTSLLGIKLSDMTFCSLPFQSDLQGTLRSIYALHDNRLLLVTSEKYIDPYWAVVNRTTSHVYVHDVITQESSEIQIHADNLKNPNISHGLVFNGKFIFVVQMFEGLERIGETMVSRLYRSNDTSLKVKLQYLIEIPCLVTTCIAYKEILLLSSSNEKFRRTIFCYNPTKHNLQTIDTAMDVVAMALRLDFLMCFGKNKICVYDVSSGTPSVSYSTDCSLTSEIHVRFNFSNMKLFKLTPFRATVFDVVNQRTYSVPLPTVNTSQTCDAPLLRYLIDVHTPVHLSVRAPRCHIQCPHCGNEDVRVADKPDEAIIPLFMKEISV; encoded by the coding sequence ATGCTCAATATCGAGTTCATAATGACACAGCTGTGCAATTTTCTTCTGTCAATAGAAAACGTTTTCCCTATCCTGCATTCGTGCTCAAAAGTTGATGTATCACATCCAGAAATAGACTCTTTCTTTAGAAGACACTTACTTTCGCTTACTACAATGAATGAAATGCGAACGCTAACTCTGGATTCTGTCGAGTTTCTGCTATCTGACCCTAGACTGGAATATTGGCCAGTACAGGATCGATTTCAGCTTATCCAACAATGGTGTAAAGCAAGGGTAGATCGGGCAAGTTTATTTTCAGAGTTGGTTGGCAGGATAGATTTCAAAGGAATCGACCCCATTTCGATACCTCAGAAAAGGCTTTTTGGGGTCGATTTTCGGAAAGCAATATTTAGACCAAATATCGTTCATGAGCAGTATATACTTTTCTCAGGAACAAAAATGGCTGATAAAAGATCTACTTCCTTACTTGGTATTAAACTGAGTGATATGACATTTTGCAGTCTGCCGTTTCAAAGCGATCTCCAAGGAACACTTCGAAGCATATATGCCCTACATGACAATAGACTGTTGCTGGTCACAAGCGAAAAGTACATAGACCCTTACTGGGCAGTCGTTAACCGCACAACGTCACATGTATACGTGCACGACGTTATAACCCAAGAGTCCAGTGAAATACAGATACATGCTGACAACTTGAAGAATCCCAATATTAGCCATGGTCTTGTGTTCAATGgcaaatttatatttgttgtacAGATGTTTGAAGGTTTAGAGAGAATTGGTGAAACTATGGTCTCAAGGCTTTATAGATCGAATGACACTTCTTTGAAAGTAAAACTTCAGTATCTTATTGAAATTCCATGTTTAGTTACGACATGCATAGCGTATAAAGAAATACTTCTTTTGTCTTCCTCAAATGAAAAGTTCAGACGGACTATATTTTGCTACAACCCAACAAAACATAACTTGCAAACTATTGACACAGCAATGGATGTTGTTGCGATGGCTTTGAGGCTTGATTTTCTAATGTGCTTTGGTAAAAACAAAATCTGTGTGTATGATGTTTCCAGTGGGACACCTTCAGTGAGTTATTCGACTGATTGCTCACTCACCTCAGAAATACACGTGCGATTTAACTTTTCCAACATGAAACTTTTCAAACTGACACCATTCAGAGCAACAGTTTTTGATGTTGTAAATCAGCGGACCTACAGCGTACCATTACCGACTGTAAACACTTCACAAACGTGTGATGCACCGTTACTTCGTTACTTAATCGATGTACACACACCAGTTCATCTAAGTGTCCGTGCCCCAAGATGTCACATTCAATGTCCACACTGCGGAAATGAGGATGTACGCGTTGCCGACAAACCAGACGAAGCCATAATTCCATTGTTCATGAAAGAAATCAGTGTATAA
- the LOC128219510 gene encoding uncharacterized protein LOC128219510, with translation MKLLSRNEPILAGSSISSLSPFIDEHGILRVGGRRSKAEISSNIKHPAIIPKKSHVASLLVRYFHEKAQHQGRLITEATLRNNGFWVIGAKRLVSSVIHKCVVCRKLRGKFQGQRMADLPSDRVTPGAPFTVVGVDVSGPCNIVARKTGGGLAESKRWAVLFTCLGTRAVHIEVIEDMSSSAFINALRRFLAIRGPVKEFRSDRETNFVGALEDIQAKGICVEAGPVKTHLQDSKIVWKFNPPHASHMDGVW, from the coding sequence atgaaactGCTTTCTAGAAATGAACCCATACTAGCAGGCAGTAGTATTTCTTCCCTGAGCCCCTTCATAGATGAGCATGGTATTCTTCGAGTTGGAGGGCGCAGAAGTAAAGCAGAGATTTCAAGCAACATAAAACATCCAGCAATTATACCAAAAAAGTCACATGTAGCCTCATTGCTAGTGAGATATTTTCACGAAAAAGCCCAGCATCAAGGAAGGCTCATTACAGAAGCTACATTAAGAAACAACGGTTTCTGGGTCATTGGAGCAAAGAGACTTGTCTCAAGTGTAATTCATAAATGTGTTGTCTGCAGAAAACTTAGAGGGAAATTCCAAGGGCAAAGAATGGCTGACCTACCTTCGGACAGAGTAACCCCAGGGGCTCCTTTCACTGTAGTTGGCGTAGATGTGTCTGGGCCATGTAACATTGTGGCACGTAAGACGGGAGGCGGACTTGCAGAGAGCAAAAGATGGGCCGTACTTTTCACATGTCTTGGCACGAGGGCAGTTCATATTGAAGTCATAGAAGATATGAGTAGTTCTGCCTTCATAAACGCTTTAAGACGATTCCTTGCCATACGAGGCCCTGTCAAGGAATTCCGTTCGGATCGGGAAACAAATTTCGTTGGAGCTCTTGAGGACATACAAGCAAAAGGCATCTGCGTAGAAGCCGGTCCGGTGAAGACACACCTACAAGACTCGAAGATTGTCTGGAAATTCAATCCCCCACATGCATCGCACATGGATGGTGTTTGGTAG
- the LOC128218790 gene encoding uncharacterized protein LOC128218790 isoform X1, translated as MAVFVPVSLPRINRKLFPGNTSSGDEQKTVTISHGKWRKSFPLSDVLEWGPVFEAHIRWQEQNGLTSDRRLRKPRLKLEFIVSTKLNVVQALLSVLQGNTIEVAWEDLYEFVSAADMLNIEFIMTQLCNFLLSIENVFPILHSCSKVDVSHPEIDSFFRRHLLSLTTMNEMRTLTLDSVEFLLSDPRLEYWPVQDRFQLIQQWCKARVDRASLFSELVGRIDFKGIDPISIPQKRLFGVDFRKAIFRPNIVHEQYILFSGTKMADKRSTSLLGIKLSDMTFCSLPFQSDLQGTLRSIYALHDNRLLLVTSEKYIDPYWAVVNRTTSHVYVHDVITQESSEIQIHADNLKNPNISHGLVFNGKFIFVVQMFEGLERIGETMVSRLYRSNDTSLKVKLQYLIEIPCLVTTCIAYKEILLLSSSNEKFRRTIFCYNPTKHNLQTIDTAMDVVAMALRLDFLMCFGKNKICVYDVSSGTPSVSYSTDCSLTSEIHVRFNFSNMKLFKLTPFRATVFDVVNQRTYSVPLPTVNTSQTCDAPLLRYLIDVHTPVHLSVRAPRCHIQCPHCGNEDVRVADKPDEAIIPLFMKEISV; from the exons ATGGCAGTCTTTGTTCCAGTAAGTTTGCCAAGGATTAATAGAAAACTGTTTCCAGGGAATACATCATCGGGAGACGAACAGAAGACGGTGACCATAAGTCATGGGAAATGG AGAAAGTCGTTTCCTCTATCTGATGTACTAGAGTGGGGCCCTGTTTTTGAAGCTCATATACGATGGCAAGAACAAAATGGCTTGACTTCAG ACCGACGATTACGGAAACCGAGACTAAAACTTGAGTTTATTGTGTCCACTAAGCTAAATGTTGTTCAGGCTCTCTTGTCTGTTCTCCAGGGAAACACAATCGAG GTGGCGTGGGAAGACCTCTATGAATTCGTTTCCGCGGCTGATATGCTCAATATCGAGTTCATAATGACACAGCTGTGCAATTTTCTTCTGTCAATAGAAAACGTTTTCCCTATCCTGCATTCGTGCTCAAAAGTTGATGTATCACATCCAGAAATAGACTCTTTCTTTAGAAGACACTTACTTTCGCTTACTACAATGAATGAAATGCGAACGCTAACTCTGGATTCTGTCGAGTTTCTGCTATCTGACCCTAGACTGGAATATTGGCCAGTACAGGATCGATTTCAGCTTATCCAACAATGGTGTAAAGCAAGGGTAGATCGGGCAAGTTTATTTTCAGAGTTGGTTGGCAGGATAGATTTCAAAGGAATCGACCCCATTTCGATACCTCAGAAAAGGCTTTTTGGGGTCGATTTTCGGAAAGCAATATTTAGACCAAATATCGTTCATGAGCAGTATATACTTTTCTCAGGAACAAAAATGGCTGATAAAAGATCTACTTCCTTACTTGGTATTAAACTGAGTGATATGACATTTTGCAGTCTGCCGTTTCAAAGCGATCTCCAAGGAACACTTCGAAGCATATATGCCCTACATGACAATAGACTGTTGCTGGTCACAAGCGAAAAGTACATAGACCCTTACTGGGCAGTCGTTAACCGCACAACGTCACATGTATACGTGCACGACGTTATAACCCAAGAGTCCAGTGAAATACAGATACATGCTGACAACTTGAAGAATCCCAATATTAGCCATGGTCTTGTGTTCAATGgcaaatttatatttgttgtacAGATGTTTGAAGGTTTAGAGAGAATTGGTGAAACTATGGTCTCAAGGCTTTATAGATCGAATGACACTTCTTTGAAAGTAAAACTTCAGTATCTTATTGAAATTCCATGTTTAGTTACGACATGCATAGCGTATAAAGAAATACTTCTTTTGTCTTCCTCAAATGAAAAGTTCAGACGGACTATATTTTGCTACAACCCAACAAAACATAACTTGCAAACTATTGACACAGCAATGGATGTTGTTGCGATGGCTTTGAGGCTTGATTTTCTAATGTGCTTTGGTAAAAACAAAATCTGTGTGTATGATGTTTCCAGTGGGACACCTTCAGTGAGTTATTCGACTGATTGCTCACTCACCTCAGAAATACACGTGCGATTTAACTTTTCCAACATGAAACTTTTCAAACTGACACCATTCAGAGCAACAGTTTTTGATGTTGTAAATCAGCGGACCTACAGCGTACCATTACCGACTGTAAACACTTCACAAACGTGTGATGCACCGTTACTTCGTTACTTAATCGATGTACACACACCAGTTCATCTAAGTGTCCGTGCCCCAAGATGTCACATTCAATGTCCACACTGCGGAAATGAGGATGTACGCGTTGCCGACAAACCAGACGAAGCCATAATTCCATTGTTCATGAAAGAAATCAGTGTATAA